One Ignavibacterium album JCM 16511 genomic region harbors:
- a CDS encoding cellulase family glycosylhydrolase, with the protein MRVFNFIKRNFYNGSTIIAILLLSFTEIYSQEFLKVDNKIIVNGNGQEVYLKGIGLGGWLLQEGYMLHTSGFANAQWQIRERIVDLIGEANTEIFYEAYRNNYVRKIDIDSIKSWGFNSIRLPFHYNLFAVNSNPPVFLNKGFEILDSLLTWCEANQIYLILDMHAAPGGQSDENISDYNPAFPSLWESDQNKTLAVQIWRKIAERYKDKQWIGGYDLLNEPKWNLPPNNQPLRDLYIRITDTIRTVDTNHIIFIEGNWFATDFNGLTPPWDDNMVYSFHKYWNANNQGSIQYLIDLRNNTNRPLWLGETGENSNKWFTDCVELMKTNNIGWAWWPHKKIQSIAGPLSAVLSPLYQTLLNYWSGQGPRPSASYAFNALMTQANNLKLEMCEYHKDVIDALMRQPFNTQNKPFATNEIPGTVYATDYDMGKWNTAYYDLDYQNVGGGNWNNGSQYRNDGVDIESCSDFGSNGYNVGWIENGEWLKYTVSVNQSGTYNLNINLSSPNSNGQILLRLNGQVLGSIVNVPNTGGWQNWQLVPLNNIFIPAGTHQLEARFYNGGFNFSHIEFNLVSTDVEEIFQPFEFELHQNFPNPFNPVTKIRWQSPIGSHQTLKVYDVLGKELATLFDEYREAGRYEIEFNTTTYNLQSGIYFYKLQAGNFIQTRKMILLK; encoded by the coding sequence ATGCGTGTTTTTAATTTCATAAAAAGAAATTTCTATAACGGATCAACGATAATTGCAATTTTACTTTTATCATTTACAGAGATTTATTCTCAGGAATTTCTGAAAGTTGATAACAAGATAATAGTGAATGGAAACGGACAGGAAGTTTATCTGAAAGGAATCGGGCTTGGTGGATGGCTTCTTCAGGAAGGTTATATGCTACATACTTCCGGCTTTGCTAATGCTCAGTGGCAGATAAGAGAACGGATAGTTGATCTTATTGGTGAGGCAAACACTGAAATATTTTATGAAGCTTACAGAAATAATTATGTAAGAAAAATTGATATTGATTCGATTAAAAGCTGGGGATTCAATTCAATCAGACTTCCTTTTCATTATAATCTTTTTGCAGTCAATTCCAATCCACCAGTATTTCTGAATAAAGGATTTGAAATTCTTGATTCACTTCTTACCTGGTGCGAAGCAAATCAGATTTATCTTATACTTGATATGCATGCAGCACCAGGCGGACAGAGTGACGAAAATATTAGTGATTACAACCCTGCATTTCCATCTCTTTGGGAGAGTGATCAAAATAAAACTTTAGCAGTTCAGATATGGAGAAAAATTGCTGAGCGCTATAAAGATAAACAATGGATTGGTGGTTATGATCTTCTTAACGAACCTAAATGGAATCTTCCGCCGAATAATCAACCATTGAGAGATCTTTATATAAGAATTACTGATACAATAAGAACGGTTGATACCAATCATATTATTTTTATTGAAGGTAACTGGTTCGCAACAGATTTTAACGGACTTACTCCTCCGTGGGATGATAATATGGTTTACAGTTTTCACAAATACTGGAATGCAAACAATCAGGGAAGTATTCAATATTTAATTGACTTAAGAAATAATACAAACAGACCTCTGTGGTTAGGTGAAACAGGGGAGAATTCTAATAAATGGTTCACAGATTGTGTTGAACTTATGAAGACCAACAATATCGGATGGGCCTGGTGGCCTCATAAAAAAATTCAATCAATCGCCGGACCTCTTTCTGCTGTTCTTTCTCCCCTGTATCAAACTTTGCTTAATTATTGGAGCGGGCAAGGTCCACGTCCTTCAGCATCTTATGCTTTTAATGCTTTGATGACACAAGCCAATAATTTAAAACTTGAAATGTGTGAATATCATAAAGATGTGATTGATGCTTTGATGCGTCAACCTTTCAATACCCAGAATAAACCTTTTGCAACAAATGAAATTCCCGGTACTGTTTATGCAACTGATTATGATATGGGTAAATGGAATACAGCTTATTATGATCTTGACTATCAGAATGTAGGCGGTGGTAATTGGAACAATGGCTCTCAGTATAGGAATGATGGTGTGGATATTGAATCCTGTAGTGATTTCGGTTCGAATGGCTATAATGTTGGTTGGATTGAAAACGGAGAATGGCTGAAGTATACAGTCAGTGTTAATCAAAGTGGAACTTATAATCTCAATATCAATCTGTCTTCACCAAATTCAAATGGTCAAATTCTTCTGCGATTAAACGGACAGGTTTTAGGTTCAATAGTAAATGTTCCTAACACTGGCGGATGGCAAAACTGGCAGCTTGTGCCTCTTAATAATATTTTTATTCCTGCAGGAACACATCAACTAGAAGCAAGGTTTTATAATGGTGGATTTAATTTTAGTCATATTGAATTTAATCTGGTCTCAACTGATGTTGAAGAAATATTCCAACCATTCGAATTCGAGCTTCATCAGAACTTTCCCAATCCTTTTAATCCAGTTACAAAAATCAGATGGCAATCTCCGATTGGCAGTCATCAAACTTTAAAAGTTTATGATGTGCTTGGAAAAGAATTAGCCACATTGTTTGATGAATACAGAGAGGCAGGTAGATATGAAATCGAGTTTAATACTACAACATACAATTTACAAAGTGGAATTTATTTCTATAAATTACAGGCAGGTAATTTTATTCAAACCAGGAAAATGATTTTATTAAAATGA